In bacterium, a genomic segment contains:
- a CDS encoding PaaI family thioesterase: MAAERARPDANGCFVCGSENPIGLRLAFRLEGDVCRSEFTPGPHHQGYDGVTHGGILYSALDDVMANWLFLQGTRAYTARCEVRYRDPVPVGTPLHLEARMLRKKGRFVILEGKATRAEGGAPVAEAESTFLVVEEGGQP, encoded by the coding sequence GGCCCGATGCGAACGGCTGTTTCGTCTGCGGGTCCGAAAATCCGATCGGCCTTCGGCTGGCGTTTCGCCTCGAGGGGGATGTCTGCCGCTCCGAGTTCACCCCCGGCCCCCATCACCAGGGCTATGACGGCGTGACCCACGGCGGCATTCTTTACAGCGCCCTCGATGACGTGATGGCCAACTGGCTCTTTCTCCAGGGGACGCGGGCCTACACCGCCCGCTGCGAGGTCCGCTACCGCGATCCGGTACCGGTGGGAACCCCGCTTCACCTCGAGGCGCGGATGCTCCGCAAAAAAGGCCGCTTCGTCATCCTCGAGGGAAAAGCCACCCGCGCCGAGGGCGGCGCCCCCGTGGCCGAGGCCGAAAGCACGTTTCTCGTAGTCGAGGAGGGAGGCCAGCCATGA